A section of the Triticum dicoccoides isolate Atlit2015 ecotype Zavitan chromosome 7A, WEW_v2.0, whole genome shotgun sequence genome encodes:
- the LOC119329949 gene encoding peroxidase 1-like, with amino-acid sequence MASSGGLAGLAVLLTAVLCLQLPVHSRAQLRVGFYNTTCPNAEAIVRQAVTAAFATNPGVAAGLIRLHFHDCFVEGCDSSVLLSVNPGGGTTEREAAPNNPSLRGFAVVDAARAALEQSCPRTVSCADILAFAARDSVNITGSNAFYQVPSGRRDGNLSTDTGAFTLPGPNLTADGLVRGFADRNLTAEDMVVLSGSHTLGRSHCNSFIVRNRERLASGTISPAYQALLEALCPANTSQFTNVTTEIDLSTPVVLDNNYYKLVQLNLGLHFSDDQLIRNATLKAFVDAFAANETLWKDKFLAAMIKMGNISPKTGTQGEIRLNCSLVNPASSSSSAYAGVIEMLRRQGSDDKVAKG; translated from the exons ATGGCGAGCAGCGGCGGGCTGGCCGGTCTGGCGGTGCTGCTCACCGCCGTGCTGTGCCTGCAGCTGCCGGTCCACAGCCGCGCGCAGCTGCGCGTGGGGTTCTACAACACCACCTGCCCCAACGCCGAGGCCATCGTCCGGCAGGCCGTCACGGCCGCCTTCGCCACCAACCCCGGCGTCGCCGCCGGCCTCATCCGCCTCCacttccacgactgcttcgtcGAG GGCTGTGATTCATCGGTGCTCCTGTCCGTCAACCCCGGCGGAGGCACGACGGAGCGCGAGGCAGCGCCGAACAACCCGAGCCTGCGCGGCTTCGCGGTCGTGGACGCCGCCAGGGCGGCATTGGAGCAGAGCTGCCCGCGCACGGTGTCATGCGCCGACATCCTGGCCTTCGCCGCCCGGGACAGCGTGAACATCACCGGCAGCAACGCCTTCTACCAGGTCCCTTCCGGCCGCCGCGACGGGAACCTCTCGACCGACACCGGCGCGTTCACCCTCCCGGGGCCGAACCTGACGGCAGACGGCCTCGTCAGGGGGTTCGCGGACCGGAACCTGACCGCCGAGGACATGGTGGTCCTGTCGGGCTCCCACACCCTGGGCCGCTCCCACTGCAACTCCTTCATCGTCCGGAACCGGGAGCGGCTGGCGAGCGGCACCATCAGCCCGGCGTACCAGGCGCTGCTGGAGGCGCTGTGCCCGGCGAACACGAGCCAGTTCACCAACGTGACGACGGAGATCGACCTGAGCACGCCGGTGGTGCTGGACAACAACTACTACAAGCTGGTGCAGCTCAACCTGGGCCTGCACTTCTCCGACGACCAGCTCATCCGCAACGCCACCCTCAAGGCCTTCGTCGACGCCTTCGCCGCCAACGAGACGCTGTGGAAGGACAAGTTCCTCGCCGCCATGATCAAGATGGGCAACATCAGCCCCAAGACCGGCACGCAGGGGGAGATCCGCCTCAACTGCAGCCTCGTCAACCcggcctcctcttcttcgtccGCCTACGCTGGGGTGATCGAGATGCTCCGCCGACAGGGCTCCGACGATAAGGTCGCCAAGGGCTGA